Below is a window of Demequina muriae DNA.
CCTCTGCGGTGCCCACGTCGAGGTAGGTCGGCGGCATCGCGTGCAGATCGGTACGTTCGCCAGGCGGGGAAGGCGAAGCTTCGCTGATGGCGGCGGCCCAGCCTGTGGCGGTGCTGCGGACGCTCCATGCCTGGTCGTCGGCGAAGTCCGCAGTGGATGCCGTCTCCAGGCGGGAGAGCATCGGACAGACGAGCATCAGTCCGTCCACCCGGATCCCCTGCTCTCGACAGGCCAATGCGGTGGCGGCGGCGATCCCTCCTCCCGCACTCTGTCCCGCAAGCAGCACGGGCAGATCGTCCTCAGCGGCGGAGGCGCACACCTCGGTCGCAGCACCGGTCATGGCGGCGAAGTCATGTTCGGGAGCAAGGGGATACTCCACCGTCCACACCTCGAGAGCGAGCGCCGTGGCATGGCGCGCGAGCACGTCCACGCCGTCGAATCGATCGCCCGCGACCAATCCACCGCCGTGCAGGAAGACCACCCGGGCCTGCGGCGCCTCATCACCGCGAAAGATGGTGCAGGCGACTCCTCCGATGTCGCGGTCGATCGCGCGCAGACCGTGCGACGAGGCCACAGCGCATGCGGTGGTCGCGCGCGATGCCGCCCATTCGCGAAAGGCACGGATGTCGGCGAGGGTGACGATGCGCTGCGTCGGCGCTCCCTCGAGCGAGTCGTGGGCCTGGAGCAGTGACGTGGCGATGCCGATGCGCGCATGGCGCTGGCGCGACGTCATCGCTCCACGGGCTCGCCATCGCGCCACACGGCGACGGCGCTCATGTCCCGGTCCCACAACACAGCGTCGCCCCTCGCGCCGGGCGCGAGGGTGCCCAGGTCTGCTCGACCAATGGCCAGTGCGGGGGTCGCCGTCGCGGCAATGATCGCGTCCGTGAGCGGCACGCCCCACGCCGTGACGTTGCGGATCGCGCGGTCCAGAGTCAGCGTGGATCCGGCAATGACGTCCGTCCCCGCCAGGGTGGCCCTGCCCGCCTCCACATCGACGTGAAGTCCGCCGAGCCGGTAGCGCCCGTCCGCCGCCGCGGCCGCCGCCATTGCGTCGCTGACGAGCGCGATCCTGCCCGCAGCGGCGCGGAACAGCATCGCGACCACAATGGGGCTCACGTGGTGACCGTCCGCGACGACTTCGAGAGTCACCCGCTCGTCGGCCATCGCCGCCCCGACGGGGCCTGGCATGCGGTGGTGCAGAGAGGGCATGGCGTTGAAGGCGTGCGTCAGGATCGTGGCGCCCGCGTCGAAGGCGGCGGCCGCGCACTCCTGGTCCGCTTCGGTATGGCCGACGGCGACCCGCACCCCGGCCTCGCGCAGCGCCGCGATGGCCCCGGATGCGCCCGCGAGTTCGGGCGCCATCGTCACCTGGACGAGGGGT
It encodes the following:
- a CDS encoding alpha/beta hydrolase, whose translation is MTSRQRHARIGIATSLLQAHDSLEGAPTQRIVTLADIRAFREWAASRATTACAVASSHGLRAIDRDIGGVACTIFRGDEAPQARVVFLHGGGLVAGDRFDGVDVLARHATALALEVWTVEYPLAPEHDFAAMTGAATEVCASAAEDDLPVLLAGQSAGGGIAAATALACREQGIRVDGLMLVCPMLSRLETASTADFADDQAWSVRSTATGWAAAISEASPSPPGERTDLHAMPPTYLDVGTAEVFRDSVVAYAQALWENGCRAELHTWSGAFHASDCVDDEAPPSREAHRAREKWIRRWLVDDL
- a CDS encoding N-acetylglucosamine-6-phosphate deacetylase, producing the protein MTPSPGTAVADVLIHSTRLITAGGDGRPTDVPDAWVHLSDGVVVATGSGPVPAPLTAMPSIDGSKVAGAGAILTSGLIDIHNHGGGGHSFEDGADAMAWAAAAHARCGVTRIVASFVSAPVSVLTAQLHAVAGAAGTNGPLIGVHLEGPCLAHGRRGAHDPEALTPPASVDFAALAASGPLVQVTMAPELAGASGAIAALREAGVRVAVGHTEADQECAAAAFDAGATILTHAFNAMPSLHHRMPGPVGAAMADERVTLEVVADGHHVSPIVVAMLFRAAAGRIALVSDAMAAAAAADGRYRLGGLHVDVEAGRATLAGTDVIAGSTLTLDRAIRNVTAWGVPLTDAIIAATATPALAIGRADLGTLAPGARGDAVLWDRDMSAVAVWRDGEPVER